Proteins encoded in a region of the Ziziphus jujuba cultivar Dongzao chromosome 3, ASM3175591v1 genome:
- the LOC107423392 gene encoding coiled-coil domain-containing protein SCD2 isoform X2 — translation MDRRRQASPVYTRQWSGGSSSTGSSSPAMSPAHPTSRPGYSTIKRTQNVAAKAAAQRLAQVMASQTAADDEDDDDDLGFRFAAPTPPSFSSNSSVNSSNASIPSISGPRANRSPSPALGRNFVEQNTTSVRSTSAGRSSMSVRSATIVPTSRPTSLRTPMSIPPLEPPTNRNSNKRFTADIGQLNLKSSGDQREASALRDELDMLQEENEVILDKLRSAEERHEQAEARARELEKQVASLGEGVSLEAKLLSRKEAALRQREAALNAAKQSKGGREEEIAALRSELENFKDGAATAVEQLREAESEAKALRSMTQRMILTQEEMEEVVLKRCWLSRYWGLAVQHGICADIAVSKHEHWSSYAPLPFEVVISAGQKAKEESWNTGADDPDRSKLVRDLSDLTGEGNIESMLSVEMGLRELASLKVEDAVVLALAVHRCPNSVRQSITELGEEEGEDVLFKEAWLTYFWRRALVHGVEEDIAEERLQFWISRSGQPPTSHDAVDVERGLLELRKLGIEQQLWEASRKEIDQPHSVANHKSTIFSEYN, via the exons ATGGATCGGAGAAGACAAGCGAGTCCGGTGTACACGCGGCAGTGGAGCGGAGGCTCAAGCAGCACTGGTTCTTCTTCTCCGGCGATGTCTCCGGCGCACCCTACCTCCCGCCCCGGTTACTCTACCATCAAGCGGACCCAAAATGTCGCCGCTAAAGCCGCGGCTCAGCGGCTGGCTCAGGTTATGGCTTCGCAGACCGCAGCAGATGACGAAGATGATGACGACGATCTCGGATTTCGGTTCGCTGCTCCGACTCCTCCTTCTTTCTCGAGCAATTCTTCTGTTAACTCTTCGAATGCTTCTATCCCTTCGATTTCGGGGCCTCGAGCTAATAGATCTCCTTCTCCTGCG TTAGGTCGGAACTTTGTAGAGCAAAATACTACTTCAGTTCGTTCCACGTCTGCTGGAAGATCATCAATGTCTGTTCGCTCAGCAACGATAGTGCCGACGAGCAGACCCACCTCGCTAAGAACTCCAATGTCTATACCTCCACTTGAACCTCCTACTAATAGGAATAGTAATAAAAG GTTTACGGCAGATATTGGACAGCTCAACTTAAAATCCTCCGGAGATCAGCGTGAAGCTTCGGCTCTTCGTGATGAA CTCGACATGCTACAAGAAGAGAATGAGGTTATACTAGATAAG CTTCGCAGTGCAGAAGAAAGGCATGAGCAAGCAGAGGCAAGAGCGAGGGAACTTGAGAAACAG GTTGCTTCCCTTGGAGAGGGTGTATCCCTGGAGGCCAAATTATTGAGCAG GAAGGAAGCAGCCTTGCGTCAAAGAGAG GCTGCTCTCAATGCTGCAAAACAATCCAAGGGTGGGAGAGAAGAAGAAATTGCAGCCCTTCGTTCAGAACTTGAG AACTTCAAGGATGGGGCTGCAACTGCAGTGGAACAGCTTCGAGAGGCAGAATCTGAGGCAAAGGCTCTTCGTTCAATGACCCAACGAATGATTTTGACTCAAGAAGAGATG GAGGAAGTTGTTCTGAAGAGATGCTGGCTTTCTCGCTACTGGGGTTTAGCTGTACAGCATG GCATATGTGCAGATATAGCAGTGTCGAAACATGAGCACTGGTCCTCGTATGCTCCTCTTCCATTTGAAGTTGTGATTTCTGCCGGACAAAAAGCTAAGGAGGAATCTTGGAATACAG GTGCTGATGATCCTGATAGAAGCAAGCTTGTTCGGGACTTAAGTGATCTTACAGGGGAAGGAAATATTGAGAGTATGCTTTCAGTGGAAATGGGTTTAAGAGAATTAGCTTCTCTAAAG GTTGAGGATGCTGTTGTGCTTGCTTTGGCCGTGCACAGATGTCCAAATTCTGTTAGACAGTCCATTACAG AACTAGGTGAAGAGGAGGGTGAAGATGTTCTTTTCAAAGAG GCTTGGCTTACTTACTTTTGGAGAAGAGCTCTTGTACATGGTGTTGAAGAGGATATTGCAGAAGAGAGGCTCCAATTTTGGATCAGCCGCAGCGGACAGCCACCAACTTCACATGATGCTGTGGATG TGGAGCGAGGTCTATTGGAGCTGAGGAAGCTGGGTATAGAACAGCAACTTTGGGAAGCATCCCGTAAGGAAATTGATCAACCCCATTCCGTTGCTAATCACAAATCCACCATATTTTCAGAGTATAATTAG
- the LOC107423392 gene encoding coiled-coil domain-containing protein SCD2 isoform X1 produces MDRRRQASPVYTRQWSGGSSSTGSSSPAMSPAHPTSRPGYSTIKRTQNVAAKAAAQRLAQVMASQTAADDEDDDDDLGFRFAAPTPPSFSSNSSVNSSNASIPSISGPRANRSPSPALGRNFVEQNTTSVRSTSAGRSSMSVRSATIVPTSRPTSLRTPMSIPPLEPPTNRNSNKRFTADIGQLNLKSSGDQREASALRDELDMLQEENEVILDKLRSAEERHEQAEARARELEKQVASLGEGVSLEAKLLSRKEAALRQREAALNAAKQSKGGREEEIAALRSELENFKDGAATAVEQLREAESEAKALRSMTQRMILTQEEMEEVVLKRCWLSRYWGLAVQHGICADIAVSKHEHWSSYAPLPFEVVISAGQKAKEESWNTGADDPDRSKLVRDLSDLTGEGNIESMLSVEMGLRELASLKVEDAVVLALAVHRCPNSVRQSITDSKSPGDPKFLEAFELGEEEGEDVLFKEAWLTYFWRRALVHGVEEDIAEERLQFWISRSGQPPTSHDAVDVERGLLELRKLGIEQQLWEASRKEIDQPHSVANHKSTIFSEYN; encoded by the exons ATGGATCGGAGAAGACAAGCGAGTCCGGTGTACACGCGGCAGTGGAGCGGAGGCTCAAGCAGCACTGGTTCTTCTTCTCCGGCGATGTCTCCGGCGCACCCTACCTCCCGCCCCGGTTACTCTACCATCAAGCGGACCCAAAATGTCGCCGCTAAAGCCGCGGCTCAGCGGCTGGCTCAGGTTATGGCTTCGCAGACCGCAGCAGATGACGAAGATGATGACGACGATCTCGGATTTCGGTTCGCTGCTCCGACTCCTCCTTCTTTCTCGAGCAATTCTTCTGTTAACTCTTCGAATGCTTCTATCCCTTCGATTTCGGGGCCTCGAGCTAATAGATCTCCTTCTCCTGCG TTAGGTCGGAACTTTGTAGAGCAAAATACTACTTCAGTTCGTTCCACGTCTGCTGGAAGATCATCAATGTCTGTTCGCTCAGCAACGATAGTGCCGACGAGCAGACCCACCTCGCTAAGAACTCCAATGTCTATACCTCCACTTGAACCTCCTACTAATAGGAATAGTAATAAAAG GTTTACGGCAGATATTGGACAGCTCAACTTAAAATCCTCCGGAGATCAGCGTGAAGCTTCGGCTCTTCGTGATGAA CTCGACATGCTACAAGAAGAGAATGAGGTTATACTAGATAAG CTTCGCAGTGCAGAAGAAAGGCATGAGCAAGCAGAGGCAAGAGCGAGGGAACTTGAGAAACAG GTTGCTTCCCTTGGAGAGGGTGTATCCCTGGAGGCCAAATTATTGAGCAG GAAGGAAGCAGCCTTGCGTCAAAGAGAG GCTGCTCTCAATGCTGCAAAACAATCCAAGGGTGGGAGAGAAGAAGAAATTGCAGCCCTTCGTTCAGAACTTGAG AACTTCAAGGATGGGGCTGCAACTGCAGTGGAACAGCTTCGAGAGGCAGAATCTGAGGCAAAGGCTCTTCGTTCAATGACCCAACGAATGATTTTGACTCAAGAAGAGATG GAGGAAGTTGTTCTGAAGAGATGCTGGCTTTCTCGCTACTGGGGTTTAGCTGTACAGCATG GCATATGTGCAGATATAGCAGTGTCGAAACATGAGCACTGGTCCTCGTATGCTCCTCTTCCATTTGAAGTTGTGATTTCTGCCGGACAAAAAGCTAAGGAGGAATCTTGGAATACAG GTGCTGATGATCCTGATAGAAGCAAGCTTGTTCGGGACTTAAGTGATCTTACAGGGGAAGGAAATATTGAGAGTATGCTTTCAGTGGAAATGGGTTTAAGAGAATTAGCTTCTCTAAAG GTTGAGGATGCTGTTGTGCTTGCTTTGGCCGTGCACAGATGTCCAAATTCTGTTAGACAGTCCATTACAG ATTCCAAGTCACCTGGTGATCCCAAGTTTTTGGAGGCATTTG AACTAGGTGAAGAGGAGGGTGAAGATGTTCTTTTCAAAGAG GCTTGGCTTACTTACTTTTGGAGAAGAGCTCTTGTACATGGTGTTGAAGAGGATATTGCAGAAGAGAGGCTCCAATTTTGGATCAGCCGCAGCGGACAGCCACCAACTTCACATGATGCTGTGGATG TGGAGCGAGGTCTATTGGAGCTGAGGAAGCTGGGTATAGAACAGCAACTTTGGGAAGCATCCCGTAAGGAAATTGATCAACCCCATTCCGTTGCTAATCACAAATCCACCATATTTTCAGAGTATAATTAG
- the LOC107423394 gene encoding pentatricopeptide repeat-containing protein At1g79080, chloroplastic has translation MAILLNPVSPIAHPSPETSRKSCGFFSHVPNLHTFSVNKGFARVLASTPITISPKDTVFTVPNWRTGKNDTRSKEFRLNDAFLHFERMVEKGQKPDVAQATQLLYDLCKVNKAKKAVRVMEMMVGSCIIPDAASYTFLVNYLCKRGSIGYAMQLVDKMEEYGYPTNTATYNSLIRGTCLRGNLNQSLQLLDRLKQKGLVPNAFTYSSLLEAAYKERGVNEAMKLLDEIIANGGKPNLVSYNVLLTGLCKEGRTDEAIHFFRNLPSMGFNPNVVSYNILLRNLCYEGRWEEANMLLAEMDGGERTPSIVTYNILIGSLSLHGRIEHAFGVMDEMIRRRFKPTAASYNPIIASLCKEGKVDLVVKCLDQMMYRRCSPNEGTYNAIAVLCEEGMIQEAFSIIQSLGNKQKSSTHDFSKNVISSLCRKGNTYAAFQLLYEMTKYGFTPDSYTYSSLLRGLCMEGMLDEAMEIFSVMEENNYRPNTENFNALILGFCKSQRTDLAVDVYEMMIEKGYMPNETTYIIIVEGIASEGEMGIAARVLKELQQRQVIDQSSVERLAMQYDLEDLPVL, from the coding sequence ATGGCTATCTTGCTGAATCCAGTGTCTCCAATTGCACACCCTTCACCAGAAACTAGTAGAAAGAGTTGTGGGTTCTTTTCTCATGTCCCAAATCTTCATACATTTTCCGTCAACAAGGGTTTTGCCAGAGTGTTGGCATCTACCCCGATCACCATTTCTCCTAAAGACACTGTTTTTACTGTGCCCAATTGGAGGACAGGGAAGAATGACACTAGGAGTAAGGAATTTAGACTTAATGATGCTTTTCTTCACTTTGAGCGTATGGTAGAGAAGGGCCAAAAGCCTGATGTAGCTCAAGCAACTCAGCTCTTGTATGATCTTTGCAAGGTAAATAAGGCGAAAAAAGCTGTTAGAGTAATGGAGATGATGGTAGGATCTTGTATAATCCCTGATGCAGCTTCTTATACTTTCTTGGTAAATTATTTGTGCAAAAGAGGTAGTATTGGGTATGCGATGCAATTGGTTGATAAAATGGAGGAATATGGTTATCCAACCAATACTGCTACTTATAATTCACTTATTAGAGGGACTTGTTTGCGTGGAAATTTGAACCAAAGTCTGCAGCTTTTAGATAGACTGAAACAGAAAGGGTTGGTTCCAAATGCCTTTACTTACTCATCTTTGCTTGAAGCTGCTTATAAGGAAAGAGGGGTCAATGAAGCCATGAAGCTCTTGGATGAGATAATTGCTAATGGTGGGAAGCCTAATTTGGTTAGTTACAATGTATTGCTGACTGGGTTGTGCAAAGAAGGTAGGACTGATGAGGCTATCCACTTCTTTAGGAATTTGCCTTCGATGGGTTTCAATCCGAATGTTGTGAGTTATAACATTTTACTAAGGAATTTGTGCTACGAGGGTCGGTGGGAAGAGGCAAATATGCTTCTGGCTGAGATGGATGGTGGGGAACGAACCCCATCCATTGTTACTTACAACATATTAATTGGTTCACTTTCACTTCATGGTAGGATTGAACATGCTTTTGGGGTTATGGATGAGATGATAAGGAGACGGTTCAAGCCCACTGCTGCTAGCTACAATCCTATAATTGCTAGTCTCTGTAAAGAGGGGAAGGTCGATCTTGTGGTTAAGTGCTTAGACCAAATGATGTATCGACGATGCAGTCCTAACGAGGGTACATACAACGCCATTGCTGTGCTGTGTGAGGAAGGGATGATACAAGAGGCATTCTCTATAATTCAAAGTCTAGGTAACAAACAGAAGTCCTCCACACATGATTTCTCCAAGAATGTGATTTCGAGCTTGTGTAGGAAAGGGAACACATATGCTGCATTTCAGCTTTTATATGAAATGACAAAGTATGGATTTACTCCGGACTCTTATACTTATTCATCTTTGCTCAGAGGGTTGTGTATGGAAGGTATGCTGGATGAGGCCATGGAGATTTTTAGTGTGATGGAAGAGAATAACTACAGGCCTAATACTGAAAACTTCAATGCCCTTATACTTGGGTTTTGCAAATCTCAAAGAACAGATTTGGCGGTCGATGTTTATGAGATGATGATTGAGAAAGGGTATATGCCTAATGAAACAACTTATATCATTATCGTGGAAGGAATTGCTAGTGAAGGAGAGATGGGGATAGCAGCAAGAGTTTTAAAAGAGTTGCAACAGAGACAGGTTATTGATCAAAGTTCAGTGGAAAGGCTTGCTATGCAGTATGACCTTGAGGATTTACCAGTACTATAA
- the LOC107423392 gene encoding coiled-coil domain-containing protein SCD2 isoform X3 has translation MSVRSATIVPTSRPTSLRTPMSIPPLEPPTNRNSNKRFTADIGQLNLKSSGDQREASALRDELDMLQEENEVILDKLRSAEERHEQAEARARELEKQVASLGEGVSLEAKLLSRKEAALRQREAALNAAKQSKGGREEEIAALRSELENFKDGAATAVEQLREAESEAKALRSMTQRMILTQEEMEEVVLKRCWLSRYWGLAVQHGICADIAVSKHEHWSSYAPLPFEVVISAGQKAKEESWNTGADDPDRSKLVRDLSDLTGEGNIESMLSVEMGLRELASLKVEDAVVLALAVHRCPNSVRQSITDSKSPGDPKFLEAFELGEEEGEDVLFKEAWLTYFWRRALVHGVEEDIAEERLQFWISRSGQPPTSHDAVDVERGLLELRKLGIEQQLWEASRKEIDQPHSVANHKSTIFSEYN, from the exons ATGTCTGTTCGCTCAGCAACGATAGTGCCGACGAGCAGACCCACCTCGCTAAGAACTCCAATGTCTATACCTCCACTTGAACCTCCTACTAATAGGAATAGTAATAAAAG GTTTACGGCAGATATTGGACAGCTCAACTTAAAATCCTCCGGAGATCAGCGTGAAGCTTCGGCTCTTCGTGATGAA CTCGACATGCTACAAGAAGAGAATGAGGTTATACTAGATAAG CTTCGCAGTGCAGAAGAAAGGCATGAGCAAGCAGAGGCAAGAGCGAGGGAACTTGAGAAACAG GTTGCTTCCCTTGGAGAGGGTGTATCCCTGGAGGCCAAATTATTGAGCAG GAAGGAAGCAGCCTTGCGTCAAAGAGAG GCTGCTCTCAATGCTGCAAAACAATCCAAGGGTGGGAGAGAAGAAGAAATTGCAGCCCTTCGTTCAGAACTTGAG AACTTCAAGGATGGGGCTGCAACTGCAGTGGAACAGCTTCGAGAGGCAGAATCTGAGGCAAAGGCTCTTCGTTCAATGACCCAACGAATGATTTTGACTCAAGAAGAGATG GAGGAAGTTGTTCTGAAGAGATGCTGGCTTTCTCGCTACTGGGGTTTAGCTGTACAGCATG GCATATGTGCAGATATAGCAGTGTCGAAACATGAGCACTGGTCCTCGTATGCTCCTCTTCCATTTGAAGTTGTGATTTCTGCCGGACAAAAAGCTAAGGAGGAATCTTGGAATACAG GTGCTGATGATCCTGATAGAAGCAAGCTTGTTCGGGACTTAAGTGATCTTACAGGGGAAGGAAATATTGAGAGTATGCTTTCAGTGGAAATGGGTTTAAGAGAATTAGCTTCTCTAAAG GTTGAGGATGCTGTTGTGCTTGCTTTGGCCGTGCACAGATGTCCAAATTCTGTTAGACAGTCCATTACAG ATTCCAAGTCACCTGGTGATCCCAAGTTTTTGGAGGCATTTG AACTAGGTGAAGAGGAGGGTGAAGATGTTCTTTTCAAAGAG GCTTGGCTTACTTACTTTTGGAGAAGAGCTCTTGTACATGGTGTTGAAGAGGATATTGCAGAAGAGAGGCTCCAATTTTGGATCAGCCGCAGCGGACAGCCACCAACTTCACATGATGCTGTGGATG TGGAGCGAGGTCTATTGGAGCTGAGGAAGCTGGGTATAGAACAGCAACTTTGGGAAGCATCCCGTAAGGAAATTGATCAACCCCATTCCGTTGCTAATCACAAATCCACCATATTTTCAGAGTATAATTAG